The following is a genomic window from Marinobacter sp. NP-4(2019).
GCTAAACAGAGTAAGCTGTCCTAGCAGAATCCAGACAACAGGAGCATCGCAATGAGCAACGTAACCCTCGATGGCAACCCCATAGAAGTCAGCGGCAAATTCCCCACAACCGGCGACAACGCCCCGCCCTTCACCCTGACCAACAGCAGCCTGGAAGAAGTGAAACTCGACAACTGGGCCGGCAAACGCAAAATCCTCAACATCATCCCCAGCATCGACACCGGCGTGTGCGCCGCTTCCACCCGCAAATTCAACGAAAAAGCCGGCGGCCTCGACAACACCGTCGTACTCGTCATCTCCGCCGACCTGCCCTTCGCAGCGGGCCGTTTCTGTGGCGCAGAGGGCATCAAAGACGTGGAAACCCTCTCCACCTTCCGCAACTACAGCTTCCAGCAGGACTACGGTGTCGCCATCCAGAGCGGCCCCCTGGCCGGCCTTTGTTCCCGTGCGGTGATCGTGCTGGATGAAAACAACAAGGTTTTGCACAGCGAACTGGTCAGCGAGATCAAGAACGAACCGGATTATGACGCCGCCTTGAAGGTACTCTGATCCTGCTCAGTGTCGGGTTACGCTTCGCTAACCCGACCTACCACCACTTCAAAGTCCTGATCCGAGCACCAGACCACCCGTGAGTTCACCACCTGACAACACCACCCTGGCCCGCCAGCTCTTCTCCATGACCTGGCCAATGTTGTTCGGGGTGCTATCACTGATGACCTTCCATCTGGCCGACAGTGCCTTTGTCGGCCAGCTTGGTCGTGATCCTCTCGCAGCCCTTGGCTTTACCGTTCCCATGCAACAACTGGTCAGCGGCATGTACGTCGGCCTGGGCATTGCCACCACGGCCATCATTTCCCGAACCCTGGGTCAGAACGACGAGCTCAGGGCTCAGCGTCTGGGCGGGCTGGTGGTCACCGTGGGTGCATCCCTGGCGCTGCTACTGTGCGCTTCGGTCTGGTTGCTGCAAACCCACATTCTTACCCTGCTCGGCGCGGAACCGGTGCTGCTGCCGGTCATCAACGAGTACTGGGCGCCCTGGCTGGTGTCGGCCTGGACGGGAGCCATGCTCTATTTCGGATACAGCATTTGCCGCTCCCATGGCGATACCAAGCTGCCAGGCTACCTGATGATCGCCACCAGCCTGCTCAACATCGCGCTGGACCCACTGTACATCTTCGTCTTTGGCTGGGGGCTTCCCGGAGCGGCCTGGGCCACTATTACCGCCTTCGGCCTTGGCGTTCTGGTGATCTATCCGGCCCTGTTACGGCGCCAGTGGATCAGTTTTCAACTCAGACAACTCAGCCTTGGCAAGGCACTGAAACAGCTCAACGGCATCATGGCACCGGCGATGGTCAGCCAGCTGATGCCGCCTGCCTCGGCCATGTTGGCCACGGCCCTGGTGGCGGGGTTCGGGTCTGCCGCCGTCGCCGCCTGGGGGCTGGGAACCCGTCTGGAATTCTTCTCGATTGTGGTGGTGCTGGCACTGACCATGTCCATGCCGCCGATGATCGGGCGTATGCTCGGGGCCGGCGACATCGGCCAGATCCGCAAGCTGGTGCGACTGGCGGTGCGTTTCGTGGTGGGCTGGCAACTGGCCATTGGCCTGATCTGGGTGCTGGCCTCGGGGCTGGTGGCGCAGTTGTTTACCAGCGATGCCGGGGTTCAGGAAGTACTGGGGGACTATCTGGTGCGTGTACCGCTGAGTTACAGCGGTCTGGGGGTGTGCATGCTGATGGTGTCGGTGTGCAATGCGCTTGGGCTATCGCTGAGAGCCTTGCTGGTGTCCACTTTGCGACTGTTCGCGTGCTTCCTGCCATTGCTGTGGGTTGGGTCGCAGATCAACGGTCTCACCGGTTTGATGAGCGGTGCGCTGGTGGGGAATCTGATGGCCGGCGCGATGGCCTACACCTTCTATCGCGCCGGCATGGGCAAGCTGCAACGCTCAGGCAAAGCGTGAACGGAAGCTTTCCGGCATCGGGACGACGACCTTCTGCTGGTAGTTGAAGAACACGAAGCCGTACTTGGCCAGCGCCACCGGTTGGCCACTATCATCTTTACTGACACGGAACACGAAATCGCCACCGTATTTGTTGAAGTCCATCAGCCCGACCTCAAACCGCAGCATTTCCGGGAAGAAGGATTCGGACTGGTACATAGTGGCCAGGTCAGTGACGATAATCCCGATGCCATTCTGATCGGCTTCCTGAATGCCGTATTTCACGAGAAACTGCGCCCGCGCCTCGGAAAGCATCGAGATCAGGGCGTCATTGCCGAGGTGGTTAGCGCCGTTGATGTCGGTAATACGAACCGGCATTCTGGTTTCAAAACAAAAAACATCATCCGGAAAAGAGAGCTTTATACGGGCCAAGTTCGAGATCCTGCTTGGAGAAGGTTTCGGGGGAAAGCCATGATACTTGGTTGCAGCCTCGCCATCACCCCAAGACAGCGAGTCGAACATTGGTTATCTTGGATTTGTTATTGGCGGCCCGCACCGGCACTGGATGAAAGAGGTTGGGAGGCTGCTGTCAAAACTGTGCGGAGCCATGGATGGCGGAGCCCAAGCGCCACATGGATGTGCTTGAGCGTGTTTTGAGAGCAGCCTCCCAACCTCTTTCCCGCACCCGGGCCTGACAACCGGAACACAAATGGAAATTCTATGGATATTCGCCCTGCAGCCACACTGGTTCTGACACGCGACACTTCTGAAGGTCTTCAGGTGCTGCTACTGCAACGCACCTGGGACGCGGTTTTTCTGCCCGGTTATTACGTGTTCCCGGGCGGTGCTGTGGACGAGCAGGAGCCGCTGGGACGGGAGCATGCCGTGGGGCCGGCTGATGCGCAGATCAGTCAGACCATGAGTCTGGATGAAGGCGGCGCGGATTATATGCTGGCAGCGGTGCGGGAGTGTTTTGAGGAAGCCGGGGTTCTGGTGGCGGTAGACGCGGATGGCGTGACCATCGGTGGCGATCATCCGGTTCTTGGTGAACGCCAGGCGGTTTTCCGCGGGGAACGCAGCCTGGCACAGGTGTGTGCGCACCACGGGTTGTCCATTCCGCTGGACCGGCTGGCGTACCTGGGGCACTGGATCACGCCTCCGGGACCGCCACGGCGATTTGATACCCGTTTTTTTGTAACCGTGGCGCCGGAGGGACAGATAGCCAACCACGACGGGGTGGAGACGATTGATCATGTGTGGATAAGTCCCGCTGCGGCACTGGAAGAACACCGTAACGGTCAGCGTCTACTGGGGCTGCCGACGATTCGCACGTTACGGGTGTTAAGCAGCTTTGACACCACGGATGCGTTGATGCGCTATGCCGATGCCAATCCACCGGAGCCATACCCCGATCAGCCCTGGCCAGCTTTGCAGAAGGGTAAGCCGGTGATGTTGGAACCGGGCGCCCCGGCCTATGACGAGGCCGCCAAGCTGGACCCCGAGGGGGAAGGCTCCACCCGGGCGGAGATTGTCCCCGGTGAACCGGTGGAGGTGGCCGCGGGCGTGGTCCGGTTGACCGCGCCGAATCCGGGCGTAATGACAGGGCCGGGCACCAACACCTATATTCTGGGCCATGAACGGTTTACGGTGCTGGATCCGGGTCCGGACGATGACGTCCACATCGAGCGTATTCTGGCTTTGACTGGCGGGATGATCGATCAGGTGGTGGTTACCCACACCCACCGGGACCATTCACCGGCCACAGCCGCACTCAAAGCCCGCACCGGGTGCCGGGTTTACGGCCTGCCAGCCCCTGCGGGTGCCTCCCAGGATCAGACCTTTGCACCGGATGATGAACCGGCACACGGCGACCTGATTGTTTCCGAAGCCGGCACGCTGAAGGCGATTCATACGCCAGGCCACGCCTCGAACCATATCTGCTACCTGTTGACCGACCAGGCACTGTTGTTTTCTG
Proteins encoded in this region:
- a CDS encoding MATE family efflux transporter, with product MTWPMLFGVLSLMTFHLADSAFVGQLGRDPLAALGFTVPMQQLVSGMYVGLGIATTAIISRTLGQNDELRAQRLGGLVVTVGASLALLLCASVWLLQTHILTLLGAEPVLLPVINEYWAPWLVSAWTGAMLYFGYSICRSHGDTKLPGYLMIATSLLNIALDPLYIFVFGWGLPGAAWATITAFGLGVLVIYPALLRRQWISFQLRQLSLGKALKQLNGIMAPAMVSQLMPPASAMLATALVAGFGSAAVAAWGLGTRLEFFSIVVVLALTMSMPPMIGRMLGAGDIGQIRKLVRLAVRFVVGWQLAIGLIWVLASGLVAQLFTSDAGVQEVLGDYLVRVPLSYSGLGVCMLMVSVCNALGLSLRALLVSTLRLFACFLPLLWVGSQINGLTGLMSGALVGNLMAGAMAYTFYRAGMGKLQRSGKA
- the tpx gene encoding thiol peroxidase, which translates into the protein MSNVTLDGNPIEVSGKFPTTGDNAPPFTLTNSSLEEVKLDNWAGKRKILNIIPSIDTGVCAASTRKFNEKAGGLDNTVVLVISADLPFAAGRFCGAEGIKDVETLSTFRNYSFQQDYGVAIQSGPLAGLCSRAVIVLDENNKVLHSELVSEIKNEPDYDAALKVL
- a CDS encoding MBL fold metallo-hydrolase, producing MDIRPAATLVLTRDTSEGLQVLLLQRTWDAVFLPGYYVFPGGAVDEQEPLGREHAVGPADAQISQTMSLDEGGADYMLAAVRECFEEAGVLVAVDADGVTIGGDHPVLGERQAVFRGERSLAQVCAHHGLSIPLDRLAYLGHWITPPGPPRRFDTRFFVTVAPEGQIANHDGVETIDHVWISPAAALEEHRNGQRLLGLPTIRTLRVLSSFDTTDALMRYADANPPEPYPDQPWPALQKGKPVMLEPGAPAYDEAAKLDPEGEGSTRAEIVPGEPVEVAAGVVRLTAPNPGVMTGPGTNTYILGHERFTVLDPGPDDDVHIERILALTGGMIDQVVVTHTHRDHSPATAALKARTGCRVYGLPAPAGASQDQTFAPDDEPAHGDLIVSEAGTLKAIHTPGHASNHICYLLTDQALLFSGDHIMQGSTVVINPPDGDMKAYIEALYDLLAEPVRYIAPAHGFLMGHPEAVIDYLITHRLAREHKVAKALKGLAPVTLGDLTAKAYDDVPAAIHGVAARSALAHLLKLEADGKAIQQGEFWSVTDRT
- a CDS encoding thioesterase family protein; protein product: MARIKLSFPDDVFCFETRMPVRITDINGANHLGNDALISMLSEARAQFLVKYGIQEADQNGIGIIVTDLATMYQSESFFPEMLRFEVGLMDFNKYGGDFVFRVSKDDSGQPVALAKYGFVFFNYQQKVVVPMPESFRSRFA